A single genomic interval of Gossypium raimondii isolate GPD5lz chromosome 11, ASM2569854v1, whole genome shotgun sequence harbors:
- the LOC105802389 gene encoding uncharacterized protein LOC105802389: MADGKLDLPDDLMPSKICSDHFPKDEAWDRNLEEKGLTGLLDDNKDQQTSESSIPLSPQWLYSKVAEAKTLTVGASGDTKTPNLLPHGTPGDPNLKDSWRLDSSQDKKEWRRTAPDLESSRHWREEERETSLLGRRDRRKEDRRTDISSTMDVPENRTLLSSERRQDVCNRSSGHESRRDNKWSSRWGLEDKEKDSRNEKRTDAKKEDAPSDKQALASGGRPASERENDSRDKWRPRHRLEFHAGGSASYRSAPGFGLERGRVERSNVGFAAGRGRPNSNASLQIGRPQSAPVVGALPVDKNMTLNAGSYPRGKLLDIYRKQKTAPNFDNLPDEMDHLSTVTQKEIVVPLAFVPPDAEEKAILRDIWKGKTISSEVVYNSFMDASEGKECFSVNRKDSAEPGEKAAVNNNFEGNHAETFYVSDSQMIMSKEMNSSIEGGQRCMPPSDVDVTNALGSDREMGGSTNYMDELKSFDNRQVADLKMQKDSNVKDNGSSMKFGVGELPEESSSLFGFSSLQPRVGCNLISVEGNIAAHSLESAIPPEDMSLCYLDPQGVIQGPYLGIDIISWFEQGYFGTDLPVRLANAPDGSPFQELGEVMPHLRMNPGSASSVSAVARMRVPDRFEGSLEETISSSASASAPAQGSAIGREQQQSFSPFEPFGTNFQLRGPCESGHSEHQFYEDPNIHNFAVAQADEIIFPGRPGSAGADPLKVSTEMQDPLRHPASHLSIANEFSKTNAPHRGDELLPEAWSDDHRRNAVFNPNIHLGTTGARPLSHRDQEHNGLDLVQHLMSQKLPNEPLQEKNNFFHALPHSTGFGVEHIHSFDLMQSKNLNHQQSVHHSAPHMEHLLELQVEQQRQLELQRQQHQLELQKQQQLEHQRQQQLEHQRQQQLEHQRQQQLEHQRQQQLELQQHQRLLELQRQQQLELQQHQRQLELQRQQELRHHQIELLQQLQQQHRQQQNSQSQQILLDQLLQRQISDPGYGQDVFEAARDIQLDQVQLQRHLRSELQNNSQASRHLDPSLEQIIQAKVNQGAVQGQQADFLDFMSQAKYGNMLPSEHQLRLQREQFQVQQLSRALSQQLGTEEDRQLAGSLSVDEVGQFVRNPGIHPQAQSMELNGSDLHQKRLSSFEEQISNIKRNHALREQQQRGTFDPSPTAFARSAHSAATPGMKLDNVNSLDIAEHLYMHSNNQLGPFSSGNHSFSQQTLGDVYASRPDLVYHFGKNEQLENSWAGKQMQQLNLEADLQRRESEVVSSTWASAGGIHEKSKKALMDLLHQKLGIQSRRSSEGDYQYSTSSSRGRESFWPVSEPQASSFPFPHFSNQEVHINNSYLEGPQNSNSGALLQDHLFGVAANGGVNQVVNCERLPHKSNMGSFAEDQSLLLGAEDLSSSSYADASLVSKSAVDKEVGELEGKEKKNGSKGMISRTGSVSGFEDNILEQVEMPLDCADLQSITHIRHCSLSTGGNGRLYGNGIGLEKSVEDRPNDRLLSGVLNGVDKVAQISSSHDMFSDQNAVPFVKQKSLTSQAKRTVETEASGKKDVSMRRTSSYNEAVVSEASFMEILKKPALHGAEVPVYGSAFEPPSSDVASQAGRSGKKKGKKGRQIDPALLGFKVTSNRILMGEIQRLDD, encoded by the exons ATGGCTGACGGAAAACTCGATCTACCTGATGATCTCATGCCCTCAAAAATCTGCTCTGACCACTTCCCTAAAG ATGAAGCTTGGGATAGGAACTTGGAGGAGAAAGGACTGACGGGGCTACTTGATGACAACAAAg ATCAACAAACTTCGGAGAGCAGCATACCTCTGTCCCCACAGTGGCTTTACTCTAAAGTAGCCGAAGCAAAGACATTAACTGTTGGAGCATCTGGG GATACAAAAACTCCGAATTTGTTGCCTCATGGAACCCCTGGCGACCCGAATCTGAAAGATAGTTGGCGTTTAGATAGTTCTCAGGACAAGAAAGAATGGAGGAGGACTGCACCTGATCTTGAAAGCAGCCGACACTGGCGTGAAGAGGAGAGGGAAACAAGCTTACTTGGTCGAAGAGATCGCAGAAAAGAAGATCGTCGCACTGATATTTCTTCAACAATGGATGTTCCTGAAAATAGGACTTTGTTGTCTTCAGAACGACGTCAAGATGTTTGTAACCGTAGTTCAGGGCATGAATCTCGAAGGGACAACAAGTGGTCTTCGAGATGGGGTCTTGAAGACAAAGAAAAGGATTCACGAAATGAGAAGAGGACTGATGCTAAGAAGGAAGATGCCCCTTCTGACAAACAAGCACTTGCCAGTGGGGGGCGCCCAGCTTCTGAGCGCGAGAATGATTCTCGTGATAAATGGAGGCCACGTCATCGGTTGGAATTTCATGCAGGTGGGTCTGCTTCTTACCGCAGTGCTCCAGGATTTGGTTTGGAGAGGGGACGAGTGGAGAGATCAAATGTGGGTTTTGCAGCAGGACGAGGAAGGCCAAATTCCAATGCAAGCCTACAAATTGGGAGGCCACAATCTGCTCCTGTTGTTGGAGCTCTTCCTGTGGATAAAAACATGACCCTTAATGCGGGTTCCTATCCAAGAGGAAAACTCCTTGACATTTACCGCAAACAAAAGACTGCTCCAAATTTTGACAACCTACCTGATGAGATGGATCATTTATCCACAGTAACACAAAAAGAAATTGTTGTGCCTTTGGCATTTGTTCCTCCTGATGCAGAGGAAAAG GCTATCCTCAGAGATATATGGAAAGGGAAAACTATCAGCAGTGAAGTGGTCTACAACTCATTTATGGATGCAA GTGAAGGAAAAGAGTGTTTCTCAGTTAACAGGAAGGATAGTGCTGAACCTGGTGAGAAGGCTGCtgtaaacaataattttgaGGGGAATCATGCTGAGACATTTTATGTGTCAGATTCACAGATGATTATGAGCAAGG AAATGAATAGTTCAATAGAAGGTGGACAGAGATGCATGCCACCATCTGATGTAGATGTAACCAATGCTTTGGGGTCAGATAGGGAGATGGGTGGTTCCACAAATTACATGGATGAATTAAAATCTTTTGATAATCGGCAAGTAGCTGATTTGAAAATGCAAAAGGACTCTAATGTGAAGGACAATGGATCATCCATGAAATTTGGAGTGGGCGAGCTTCCGGAAGAGTCAAGTTCTCTGTTTGGTTTTTCGTCACTACAGCCTAGAGTCGGCTGTAACCTGATAAGCGTTGAGGGCAATATTGCTGCACATTCACTGGAAAGTGCTATCCCTCCTGAGGATATGAGCCTGTGTTATCTTGATCCTCAAGGGGTAATTCAGGGACCGTATTTGGGGATTGACATAATTTCATGGTTTGAGCAAGGTTATTTTGGTACAGATTTACCTGTTCGATTGGCAAATGCTCCTGATGGGTCGCCTTTCCAAGAACTTGGTGAAGTCATGCCTCACCTAAGAATGAATCCTGGTTCAGCCTCCAGTGTTAGTGCAGTTGCCAGAATGCGAGTACCTGATCGTTTTGAAGGGAGCTTGGAAGAGACCATATCTTCTTCTGCTTCTGCTTCTGCTCCTGCTCAGGGATCTGCCATTGGGCGTGAGCAGCAGCAatctttttctccttttgagCCATTTGGTACTAACTTTCAGTTAAGAGGGCCTTGTGAAAGTGGTCATTCTGAGCACCAATTTTATGAAGATCCAAACATCCATAATTTTGCTGTTGCTCAAGCTGATG AAATCATTTTTCCAGGAAGGCCTGGAAGTGCTGGTGCTGACCCTTTGAAAGTTTCTACTGAGATGCAAGATCCTTTGCGTCACCCTGCCAGTCATTTATCCATTgcaaatgaattttcaaaaaccaaTGCACCTCATCGAGGTGATGAGTTGCTCCCAGAGGCTTGGTCTGATGATCATAGAAGAAATGCCGTGTTTAATCCTAACATTCATCTAGGCACTACTGGTGCTAGGCCATTATCTCACAGGGACCAAGAACACAATGGTTTGGACCTGGTACAGCACTTAATGTCACAAAAGTTGCCCAATGAACCTCttcaagagaaaaataatttctttcatgccCTTCCACATTCGACCGGATTTGGTGTGGAGCACATCCATAGTTTTGATCTGATGCAGAGCAAGAATCTCAATCATCAGCAGTCAGTCCATCATTCAGCTCCCCATATGGAACATCTTTTGGAACTTCAAGTTGAACAGCAGCGGCAGTTAGAACTACAACGGCAGCAGCATCAGTTGGAGCTTCAGAAGCAGCAGCAGTTGGAGCATCAGCGGCAGCAGCAGTTGGAGCATCAGCGGCAGCAGCAGTTGGAGCATCAGCGGCAGCAGCAATTGGAGCATCAGCGGCAGCAGCAATTGGAGCTTCAGCAGCATCAACGTCTGTTGGAGCTTCAGCGGCAGCAGCAGTTGGAACTTCAGCAGCATCAACGGCAGTTGGAACTTCAGCGGCAGCAGGAGCTTCGTCACCACCAAATTGAACTGTTGCAGCAGTTGCAACAACAACATCGACAGCAGCAGAATTCTCAATCTCAACAGATTCTTCTTGATCAATTGCTGCAGCGTCAGATTTCTGATCCTGGCTATGGTCAGGACGTATTTGAAGCTGCTAGAGACATCCAACTTGATCAGGTTCAGTTACAAAGGCATCTTCGTAGTGAATTGCAGAATAATTCTCAAGCATCAAGGCACCTGGATCCATCACTGGAGCAGATCATCCAAGCAAAGGTTAACCAGGGTGCAGTCCAAGGGCAACAGGCTGATTTTTTGGATTTCATGTCGCAAGCAAAGTATGGCAACATGCTTCCTTCGGAGCATCAGCTCCGTCTTCAACGAGAGCAGTTTCAAGTGCAGCAGTTATCTAGGGCGCTGAGCCAACAATTAGGAACGGAGGAGGATAGACAACTTGCTGGTTCTTTGTCTGTAGATGAAGTTGGTCAGTTTGTTAGGAATCCTGGCATTCATCCCCAGGCTCAATCAATGGAGTTGAATGGTTCAGATCTTCACCAGAAGAGGCTTTCATCTTTTGAAGAGCAAATCAGCAATATTAAAAGGAATCATGCTTTGCGGGAGCAACAGCAGCGAGGGACTTTTGACCCCAGCCCTACAGCATTTGCCAGGTCTGCTCATTCTGCTGCTACTCCTGGGATGAAATTAGACAATGTAAATTCTCTAGATATTGCTGAACATCTCTATATGCACTCTAACAACCAACTGGGTCCATTTTCTTCTGGTAATCACTCTTTTAGCCAACAAACTTTGGGTGATGTGTACGCATCTCGTCCAGATTTAGTCTACCACTTTGGGAAAAATGAGCAGCTAGAAAATAGTTGGGCTGGAAAACAGATGCAACAATTAAATCTTGAAGCAGATTTGCAAAGAAGGGAGTCCGAAGTTGTTTCAAGCACTTGGGCATCAGCTGGAGGGATTCATGAAAAGTCTAAGAAAGCTTTAATGGACCTTCTTCACCAAAAACTTGGTATTCAATCGAGAAGGTCATCAGAAGGAGATTATCAGTATTCTACTTCATCTTCCAGAGGCAGGGAAAGCTTTTGGCCTGTTTCTGAGCCACAAGCTTCCAGTTTTCCTTTTCCTCATTTCTCGAATCAAGAAGTTCACATAAACAACTCATATCTGGAAGGCCCTCAAAATTCCAATTCAGGTGCCTTATTGCAAGATCATTTGTTTGGAGTTGCTGCTAATGGTGGTGTTAACCAGGTGGTTAACTGTGAACGATTGCCTCATAAATCCAATATGGGTTCATTTGCTGAAGATCAGTCATTGTTGTTGGGCGCTGAAGACCTGTCTTCTAGTAGTTATGCAGATGCTAGCTTAGTGTCAAAATCTGCTGTGGATAAGGAAGTGGGCGAACTGGAGGGGAAGGAGAAGAAAAATGGATCGAAAGGCATGATTTCAAGGACTGGTTCTGTGTCGGGGTTTGAGGACAATATTTTAGAGCAAGTAGAGATGCCTTTGGACTGTGCTGACCTACAAAGTATAACCCATATCCGTCATTGTTCACTTAGTACCG GTGGCAATGGCAGGTTGTACGGTAATGGAATTGGATTAGAGAAATCAGTTGAAGACCGTCCTAATGATAG GTTACTGTCTGGGGTGCTGAATGGGGTTGATAAAGTTGCACAGATTTCATCATCCCATGATATGTTTTCTGATCAAAACGCAGTGCCATTTGTGAAGCAGAAAAGCCTTACAAGTCAGGCAAAGAGGACAGTAGAAACGGAGGCATCGGGCAAGAAAGATGTGAGTATGAGAAGGACCTCATCTTATAATGAGGCTGTAGTGTCTGAAGCATCATTCATGGAGATTCTTAAGAAGCCGGCTCTTCATGGGGCAGAGGTCCCCGTGTATGGCTCTGCTTTTGAGCCACCATCATCTGATGTTGCTTCACAAGCTGGACGAAGTGgcaagaaaaaagggaaaaagggaaGACAGATTGATCCTGCCTTGCTTGGTTTTAAGGTTACAAGCAACCGCATTTTGATGGGTGAGATCCAGCGTCTTGACGATTAA